DNA from Thermoanaerobaculia bacterium:
AGGTTGGTGTGCAGGAAGATCCCGGTGGCGTTCAACACCCGTCGCAGTGGCATCCCGAACCGGCCCTCGAGACGTTGCCGGAGGTCCTCCGGGAGCCTCTCCAGGCGCTCGTCGAGCTCCGCCTCGCCGAGGCGGCCGGCCGCGAGCGCCTGCCGGAGCTCCGCGAGCGCTTCCCGCACTTGGGTGGCGAGCGAGTCCGTTCCGTATAATGTCTGGAGCGACTTGACTCGTGGATCCGCCAGCACGCGATCGACCGCAGGAAGCTGCCGGCGGCGATCGGAATCCACGGAAGACATCGGTCGTTCCGCCGATTCTAGGAGATCCGGCCCGTGAATCCCAGAAAGCCCACCGCCAGCCCCGCCCGCCCCGGACCCTCGGGGTCCTCCGGGCCCGCCGCTCCCTTCGGAAGCTCCGCGGGCCGTGGCGTGCGCGGCGACCGGACGGGGGCGGCGCCGGCAGCGGGCAGTCCGTCGGCGACTCTGCAGCTCGACCTGGTCGCCGACAGCATCGAGAAGTACAAGATCGAGTTCGAGCGCTTCCTCGCCGGGGCGACGATGGTGCCTCCGGAAGAGCGCCGGTTGCGTCTGGTCCGTGAGCTGCGTGAGCTGCGGAGCGCGAATCTCCGGACCTCCGCCGACCAGTTCCGCCTGGCCTCGATGGAAGCCCGCTTCAACAGTTACTCCGAGCTCTTCAACCGTCGGCTCCGCGATCGCGAGGAGGGCCGCGGCGTTCGCCCGCAGCGCGTGAGCGTTCCGCCGGCCGAGCGCCGCCTCGACGCGGCGGCCGGCGTGGTGGTCAGCGACCGTCTCGAGCCGGCGGCGGTCGATGCGCTCTACCAGACCCTGACCCGCCGCCCCGACGGGGCCTCGGGCACGAGCGGCCCCCCGGCGATGGAGCTCGCCGCCTTCCGCGGCTATCTCTCGCAACAGATCGAGTCGATCCGGCTCAAGACCGGCTGCGAGGCGGTGCAGTTCCGCATCGCCACCGAGGATGGCAAGCTCAAGCTGAAGGCGAAGCCGGTCAGCAAGTAGTCGAATCGACGCCCGAGCCAACCGTTTCCTGAAAGGACTCGCCCTTGCGCAAGCTCATCCGTTCCGTCGCCGCCATGCTCGCCGGCGCCGCGCTCTTCGCCGCTCTCTCGTACGCTGCGGCGCCCAGGAACCTCGGTCGCGCCATCGAGGTGCAGCGCGCGCTCGTCGCCGAGCGGCCGACGGACTCTTCGGCCGAGAACGACCTCGGGAACCTCCTCGTCCTGGCCGACGACATGGAGGGCGCCGAGCAGGCCTACCGCCGGGCTCTCGAGCTCGACGAGACGAACGCCTCGGCGCACTTCAACCTGGGCCTCCTCCTGCAACAGCAGGGCGAGCGCAAGCAGGCGCTGAAGGAGTTCGAGCGCACCCTCGAGCTCGATCCGCGCCACGCCTGGGCGCAGTACCAGATCGGTACGATCCTCCACGCCCAGGGTAGCGAATCCGCGGCGCGCAAGGCCTACGCCAAGGCGCTCGCGCTCGATCCGGACCTGGGCAACCCGCGGGTCAATCCGCACCTGATCGACAACGAGCTCGCGACGGCAGCGATGCTCTACGCCTACCACCACTATCGCGATGAGCTCCTGCCCGCGAAGGAGTACGAGGAGCCGGCGCGCATCGCCGGCGTGCTGATCGATCGGCCCGCGGGCGGCACCCAAGCGGGCGAGGCGGGCGTCGAGGCCGCAAGCGGCGCTGCGGGCGGATTCGTGCGCGGCCCCGAGACCGCCGGCGCGAGCGGCGAGGCGGTCGCCGAGGGCCTGCCGACGGAGAAGGTCGAGCCGCCGGACGACGATCCGACCGCGGACTCCGAGTCGCGGACGCTGTCGAACAAGGATCTCGACCCGTCCCGCGCCTCGAACCAGATCGTCGGTGGCGGCGTGCCGGCGCGAGCCGGCGCCGCCGGCCGCACCACCGGCGGCCAGATCACCTCCGGCAACCGCGGCCGCACCCGCGACGCCCAGCCGACCCCCCTGCGCCCCACCCTGCGCGGCCCGACGGGCAGCGGCTCGGCGCCGCTCGCGCCCGTGCCGCCCACCACCTTCCAGCCGACCGGCGACAGCACCGGCATGATCGAAGTCCGCCTGGTCGAAATCGACGAGTGGAGCTGAGAACTTCTACACGTTGAACCGGAAGTTGATGACGTCGCCGTCGGCGACGATGTACTCCTTGCCTTCGAGGCGGAGCAGGCCTTTGTCGCGGCAGTGGGCGAGGGTCTTGTGTTCGAGGAGGGCCTGGCAGGCGACGACTTCGGCGCGGATGAAGCCGCGTTCGATGTCGGAGTGGATGGTGCCGGCGGCCTCCTTGGCGTGGGTGCCGCGGCGGATCGTCCAGGCGCGGACCTCGTCCTCGCCGACGGTGAAGAAGGCGATTCTTCCCAGGAGATCGAAGCTCGCGCGCAGGACGCGGTCGAGCGACGGCTCGGTGAGGCCGAGGTCGCCGAGAAACTCCTTCTGCTCGGCGGCGGTGAGGCGCGAGATCTCCTCCTCGATCGGCGCCGAGACGACGATCGCCGGATGCTTCGCCACGTCGATGCCGAAATCGCTCGGCGCCGCCGTCGCGACTTGCGGCTCGCCGACGTTCAGCACCACCAGCATCGGCTTCGCCGTGAGCAGCTGGTAACCGCGCAGCAGCCGCTCGTCGTCGGGGTCGAGGCGGAGCGTGCGCACCGGGCGCTCCGCCTCGAGCGCCGGCAGGACGATCTCCTTGAGGAGCTTCCTCTCGCGCTCCTCCTCGGGCGCGCCGCCGCGCTTGGCGGCCTTCTCGAGACGGTCGAGGCGGCGCTCGATCAGCGAATGGTCCGAGAGGATGAGCTCGAGGTCGAGCGTGTGCACGTCGCGCAGTGGATCGACGCTGCCTTCCGAGTGCGCGATCTCCGGGTCTTCGAAGGCGCGCACGACGTGGATCAGCGCGTCCACCGTCTTCAGCTTCGCGAGGTCGAGGCTCTCCGCCCCCTCGCCCTTCGAGATGCCCGGGATGTCGACGTACTCGACCGTCGCTGGCGTGTACTTCTTCGGATTGAACAGGTCACGGAGCGTCGCGAGCCGCGGGTCGGGCACCTTGGCGATGCCGATGTGGGTGGCGTCCGAGGCGAGGAACTTGCCCGTCGCCTCGCGCGAGGCGGTGAGTGTGTTGAAGAGGGTCGTCTTGCCGACTTTCTGGAGACCGAGGATTCCGAGCTGCATGGCAGGCAGAATACCAGTCCCGCCTCAGCCCGCGAGCACCCGGAGCCCGCTCACCAGCATCGACGGCGCGCCGAACATTCCGTCGCCGGGGACGAAGGAGAGGTCGCGCCCGAGCTCGCGGATCCCCGCGAGGAGGCCCGCGACGTCGCCGCAGAGGCGGACGCGGCCGAGCGGAGAGACCGCACGG
Protein-coding regions in this window:
- a CDS encoding tetratricopeptide repeat protein, with the protein product MRKLIRSVAAMLAGAALFAALSYAAAPRNLGRAIEVQRALVAERPTDSSAENDLGNLLVLADDMEGAEQAYRRALELDETNASAHFNLGLLLQQQGERKQALKEFERTLELDPRHAWAQYQIGTILHAQGSESAARKAYAKALALDPDLGNPRVNPHLIDNELATAAMLYAYHHYRDELLPAKEYEEPARIAGVLIDRPAGGTQAGEAGVEAASGAAGGFVRGPETAGASGEAVAEGLPTEKVEPPDDDPTADSESRTLSNKDLDPSRASNQIVGGGVPARAGAAGRTTGGQITSGNRGRTRDAQPTPLRPTLRGPTGSGSAPLAPVPPTTFQPTGDSTGMIEVRLVEIDEWS
- the ychF gene encoding redox-regulated ATPase YchF, translated to MQLGILGLQKVGKTTLFNTLTASREATGKFLASDATHIGIAKVPDPRLATLRDLFNPKKYTPATVEYVDIPGISKGEGAESLDLAKLKTVDALIHVVRAFEDPEIAHSEGSVDPLRDVHTLDLELILSDHSLIERRLDRLEKAAKRGGAPEEERERKLLKEIVLPALEAERPVRTLRLDPDDERLLRGYQLLTAKPMLVVLNVGEPQVATAAPSDFGIDVAKHPAIVVSAPIEEEISRLTAAEQKEFLGDLGLTEPSLDRVLRASFDLLGRIAFFTVGEDEVRAWTIRRGTHAKEAAGTIHSDIERGFIRAEVVACQALLEHKTLAHCRDKGLLRLEGKEYIVADGDVINFRFNV